The DNA window AACCGATAGCTATCTGGTCAATCCCACGGAGGGGAGGTTTTCCGATTTAAGGAGTGAAATGAAGGCGCTCTTCTACGGAATGAAATTAAAAACCGACAGTTTCTATAATTTTTACAGCGGATCGGTCGATATGTTTAACGGAGACTTATGGTTTGATTCGCCGGGCGTTTGGGATCTGGCGCTGGGTGAACGGTTTTCCAAGTCCGGAGTCATACCTCAGAAAGGAGATATCTTCAATCCGCTCTCACTCGGCCTGCTCCAGAGCCAGCCTCTTCCGATCCGGTATTGGACCTCCAGCCTTAGAATTCACCTGACTTCCCAGTTGACGGTAGCGACAAAATTGTATTTTGATTCTCAGAACGGGATCTTGTCGGAGGGAGATTACGGAATTCGGTATTTGGCGAACTGTTGGGGAATGACACTGGGATTCGTTCAGTTTCCGGATCGAAACCAGATCTCTTTCGCGGTGGACCTGACCGGATTGGGCGGAAGCGGAAACAGTTCTTTTTTCAGGGGACTTTTTGGAAATTAATCGCAATTGATTTGTGTATTCATCAGGAGGAACGACGAACGATGGAAGTGAGTGTGTTTTATGAAGATACAGACTGTGGCGGTGTGGTGTATTATGCAAACTATTTGAAATATTTCGAGCGGGGTAGAACCGACCTTTTGGAAAAAGCGGATTTTTTTCTTGAGAAAATAATGAGCGAAGGTTACGTATTTACCGTTGTTCATGCGGAAATATTTTATCGCTCACCGGCCAGGTACAGGGATTTTCTTGAAGTGAATACGAGCTTGACGGAAGCGACCCGGACGGTTCTGGATTTTAGTTACCAGGTTTTCGAAAAGAAGAGCGGGCGCCTCATCGTGGAAGGGTCGACAAAACTTGTTGCGGTCGGAGAAAACGGAAAGATAAAAAGGCTTCCTCAGGAGATGATCGCACGACTCGCCAACCTGGTCACACCGTTTCAAAAATAATGAAGCAATAAGATATCTGAACGTATAGAAGAGGTCAGATGCAAGGCCGCAGGAGTGAGGTAACCGGAGTGTACATGAGTCGTACAT is part of the Nitrospirota bacterium genome and encodes:
- a CDS encoding acyl-CoA thioesterase; the protein is MEVSVFYEDTDCGGVVYYANYLKYFERGRTDLLEKADFFLEKIMSEGYVFTVVHAEIFYRSPARYRDFLEVNTSLTEATRTVLDFSYQVFEKKSGRLIVEGSTKLVAVGENGKIKRLPQEMIARLANLVTPFQK